One Opitutia bacterium DNA segment encodes these proteins:
- a CDS encoding ABC transporter permease has product MLTDLSLAFRQLRKNPLVSLAAVVSLALALGANTTLFSVFERLVLRPHTFREPETLVRVWINNPARNLVAPAVSRARYEQLREHSTVFACLGASVSGSFAFAPAHGEPEQVPALQLSREFFPALGVEMARGRNFLPEEDVPGAAPVAVVSHEFWRTRLGGRETVLGESVSLNGVPHTVIGVLPPRLSLPFSQFSVFTSRWWEPNYLTAAQVQVGATYLQVTARLKPGVALERANEELAALSRRYKVDFATRLDADSLIDVRTLTEELSGNVRPTVHMLLAAVAAVLLIAIANVSNLFLARLSTRQKEIAVRLALGARPGDLVRQFLVEGGLFAALATGGGVLLGHVGLRLIEQFAANQLLPNTHFTIGGPVLLFSAGIGALTAVGVAAAPAWQATRIGVAEVLKDTARGQPGGTRGGRFRAALIVAEVALSVVLLVGSGLLLVSFFRLQQAPAGLDPIGVGYAQIGIPIERYRTVAQQGEFYERVVERLKAVPQVRFAAAGVGLPLGGIPLAPYTVDGEPIKPLSERSLVGLQLVMPEFFQVLGIPLREGRFFTARDREGAPGVCIINESLARRLFPHRSALGRHLRRGRDAEIVNEIVGVVGDVSSNGLGVPAPDVIYYSFFQLSRASALLFVRVDGEPESAQALIRTAVREVDRAQPVASFSTMPNLVAANTGFQRLVAGLTGFFAGVALLLTAVGLYSVLAYSVGQRTGEIGIRMALGAERGDIVRMVLRQGLWLVGAGLVLGIAAAAGSAWLIRALLFGVEPFNPLVFAVVAVLFLGIALLACLLPARRAARVDPLVALRTE; this is encoded by the coding sequence ATGCTCACCGACCTATCGCTCGCGTTTCGGCAGTTGCGCAAGAATCCCCTCGTCTCGCTCGCAGCCGTCGTGTCGCTGGCGCTCGCCCTCGGGGCGAACACGACGCTGTTCAGCGTCTTCGAGCGGCTGGTGCTGCGTCCGCACACCTTTCGCGAACCCGAGACGCTGGTGCGGGTGTGGATCAACAACCCGGCGCGCAACCTCGTGGCGCCCGCCGTCTCCCGGGCGCGTTACGAGCAACTGCGCGAGCACAGCACGGTGTTCGCCTGCCTCGGGGCCTCGGTGTCCGGCTCGTTCGCCTTTGCGCCGGCGCACGGCGAACCGGAGCAGGTGCCCGCGTTGCAGCTGTCGCGGGAGTTTTTTCCGGCGCTCGGCGTCGAGATGGCGCGCGGGCGGAATTTCCTTCCGGAGGAGGACGTCCCCGGCGCCGCGCCGGTGGCGGTGGTGAGCCATGAATTCTGGCGGACGCGCCTCGGCGGCCGCGAGACGGTGCTCGGCGAATCGGTGTCGTTGAACGGCGTGCCGCACACCGTGATCGGCGTGTTGCCGCCGCGGCTGAGCCTGCCGTTCAGCCAGTTTTCCGTGTTCACCTCGCGCTGGTGGGAACCGAACTACCTGACGGCGGCGCAGGTGCAGGTCGGGGCGACCTACCTGCAGGTCACCGCCCGCCTGAAGCCGGGCGTCGCGCTCGAGCGGGCCAACGAGGAACTCGCCGCGTTGAGCCGGCGCTACAAGGTCGATTTCGCCACCCGGCTCGATGCCGACAGCCTGATCGACGTGCGCACGTTGACCGAGGAGCTCAGCGGCAATGTCCGGCCCACGGTGCACATGCTGCTCGCCGCCGTGGCGGCGGTGCTGCTGATCGCCATCGCCAACGTTTCGAATCTCTTCCTCGCCCGGCTCTCCACGCGGCAGAAGGAAATCGCCGTGCGACTCGCGCTGGGCGCCAGGCCGGGCGACCTCGTGCGCCAGTTCCTGGTCGAGGGCGGGCTCTTCGCCGCGCTGGCGACCGGCGGCGGCGTGCTGCTCGGCCATGTTGGGCTCCGGTTGATCGAGCAGTTCGCGGCGAATCAACTCCTGCCCAACACTCATTTCACCATCGGCGGTCCGGTGCTGCTGTTTTCCGCCGGCATCGGTGCGCTCACCGCGGTCGGCGTGGCGGCGGCGCCGGCTTGGCAAGCGACGCGCATCGGAGTGGCCGAAGTGTTGAAAGACACGGCGCGCGGTCAGCCCGGTGGCACGCGGGGCGGGCGGTTCCGCGCGGCGCTGATCGTCGCGGAGGTCGCGCTGTCGGTTGTGTTGCTCGTTGGCTCGGGGTTGTTGCTCGTGAGTTTTTTCCGCCTGCAGCAGGCGCCGGCGGGCCTGGATCCCATCGGCGTTGGCTACGCGCAGATCGGCATTCCGATCGAGCGCTACCGGACCGTCGCGCAACAGGGGGAATTCTACGAGCGCGTCGTCGAGCGATTGAAAGCGGTGCCGCAGGTGCGGTTCGCGGCGGCGGGGGTCGGCCTGCCGCTCGGCGGCATTCCGCTCGCGCCTTACACCGTGGACGGCGAGCCGATCAAGCCGCTGTCGGAGCGGTCGCTCGTTGGCTTGCAGCTCGTGATGCCGGAATTTTTTCAGGTGCTCGGGATCCCGTTGCGCGAGGGCCGGTTCTTCACGGCGCGCGACCGGGAAGGCGCGCCGGGCGTGTGCATCATCAACGAGTCGTTGGCGCGCCGGCTGTTTCCCCACAGGTCGGCGCTCGGCCGGCATCTCCGTCGCGGGCGCGATGCGGAGATCGTGAACGAGATCGTCGGCGTCGTGGGCGACGTGAGTTCCAACGGACTCGGCGTGCCGGCGCCGGACGTGATCTACTATTCGTTTTTTCAGCTCTCGCGCGCGTCGGCCCTGTTGTTCGTGCGCGTGGACGGAGAGCCGGAGAGCGCGCAGGCCTTGATTCGCACCGCAGTGCGCGAGGTCGATCGCGCGCAACCGGTGGCGTCTTTCAGCACGATGCCGAATCTCGTGGCCGCGAACACCGGCTTCCAGCGCCTCGTGGCCGGACTGACGGGGTTTTTCGCCGGTGTGGCGTTGCTTCTCACCGCGGTCGGACTCTACAGCGTGCTGGCGTATTCCGTGGGGCAGCGCACCGGTGAGATCGGCATCCGCATGGCGCTCGGCGCGGAGCGCGGCGACATTGTGCGGATGGTGCTGCGACAGGGCCTGTGGCTCGTCGGCGCGGGGCTGGTGCTCGGCATTGCCGCGGCGGCGGGCAGCGCGTGGCTCATCCGCGCGCTGCTGTTCGGCGTGGAGCCGTTCAACCCGCTGGTTTTCGCCGTGGTGGCGGTCCTGTTTCTCGGCATCGCTTTGCTCGCGTGCCTGCTGCCGGCGCGTCGCGCGGCGCGGGTCGATCCGCTCGTCGCATTGCGCACGGAGTGA
- a CDS encoding TonB-dependent siderophore receptor, giving the protein MNSSAAHPTRCVALVAGLLLCPSLLLAQAATPVSATSGDAENVVHLDAYKVTTTLGRYTDATTTGAMKMPVAQVDLPFSVQVLNRAFLDDVRSSRLEDAFGYVVGLNKQGTNANAFTLRGFSAAGSNLQSIQVDGLPGPPSRFASPPTVNVERLEVIKGPTSVLYGQANPGGLLNIVTKSPLARAQTTLSVFASTYSGNTSSLGDANSLTTSFDSTGPIDRAGKWLYRIVASYEDKTSFRDYAMERNKYLYPSLTYRWNKDTFVTLKTEYVRENRHADDGLAVPFLNVALLPPINVTYQAPDARDTDYGESASLSFQTRVLDTWTVRAAYRTTYHTDSRLALETAQGAIVSNTTNYLLSTIRPRYRVQLNTKRYNFVDANAVGEFATGKVKHTVILGANGGHEFLDTNRKAFGPQVTPVNLYVSVPDAPGNYALTPSGLQDRRTQFWNYGLYASDVMKLGERFDASIGWRWDKQDSYQLDVIPNKGLKPSESKSLPSLGLVFHPTTEWSVYGSYCEGFKPQSPGNVDLNDNPSFPPETSSQVEAGVKLELPAHGLTASVALYDIKKKNVLTTTGTTSPSGNSIANLSGLQESRGVEVSAAWLPKPHWQIQVGYTYIDATVKTSTTAALVDALLDNTPHHGASFWTRYNIPDGRLKGLGFGLGGVYAGQRQAVITNVATSRLELPSYARIDAGLYYRTKHFDYALNIGNVLDRAYIAGALPGDATRLNPGEPRKITFSARYIF; this is encoded by the coding sequence ATGAACTCTTCGGCCGCACACCCCACGCGCTGCGTCGCGCTCGTCGCCGGTCTTCTCCTTTGCCCATCGCTCTTGCTCGCGCAGGCGGCGACGCCTGTCTCGGCAACGAGCGGCGATGCTGAAAACGTCGTCCATCTCGACGCCTACAAGGTCACCACGACGCTCGGCCGCTACACCGACGCCACCACGACGGGCGCGATGAAGATGCCGGTCGCGCAAGTCGACTTGCCGTTCAGCGTGCAGGTGCTGAACCGCGCCTTCCTCGACGACGTGCGCTCCTCGCGGCTCGAGGACGCTTTCGGCTACGTCGTGGGCCTGAACAAGCAGGGCACGAACGCCAACGCCTTCACGCTGCGCGGCTTTTCCGCGGCCGGTTCGAATCTGCAGAGCATCCAGGTCGACGGCCTCCCGGGTCCGCCGTCGCGCTTCGCCTCGCCGCCGACCGTCAACGTCGAGCGTCTCGAGGTGATCAAGGGCCCGACGTCCGTCCTCTACGGCCAGGCCAATCCCGGCGGCTTGCTCAACATCGTCACGAAATCCCCGCTCGCGCGTGCGCAGACCACGCTCTCGGTTTTCGCCAGCACCTACTCCGGCAACACCAGCAGCCTCGGCGACGCCAACAGTCTCACCACGTCCTTCGACTCCACCGGTCCGATCGACCGGGCGGGCAAGTGGCTCTATCGCATCGTCGCCAGCTACGAGGACAAGACCTCGTTCCGCGACTACGCGATGGAACGCAACAAATACCTCTACCCCTCGCTCACCTATCGCTGGAACAAGGACACCTTCGTCACCCTGAAAACCGAGTATGTCCGCGAGAATCGCCACGCGGACGACGGCCTCGCCGTGCCGTTCCTGAACGTCGCGCTGCTCCCGCCGATCAACGTCACCTATCAGGCGCCCGACGCTCGCGACACCGACTACGGCGAGTCCGCGAGCCTCAGTTTCCAGACGCGCGTGCTCGACACGTGGACGGTGCGCGCGGCGTATCGCACGACCTATCACACCGATTCCCGGCTCGCGCTCGAGACCGCCCAAGGCGCCATCGTCAGCAACACCACCAACTATCTCCTCTCGACCATCCGTCCGCGCTACCGCGTTCAGTTGAACACCAAGCGCTACAACTTCGTCGACGCGAACGCCGTCGGCGAGTTCGCCACCGGCAAGGTCAAGCACACGGTCATCCTCGGCGCGAACGGCGGACACGAGTTCCTCGACACCAATCGCAAGGCCTTCGGTCCGCAGGTCACGCCCGTCAACCTCTACGTTTCTGTTCCCGACGCGCCCGGCAACTACGCGCTCACGCCCTCCGGCTTGCAGGATCGCCGCACGCAATTCTGGAACTACGGCCTCTACGCCTCCGACGTGATGAAGCTCGGCGAGCGCTTCGACGCCTCCATCGGCTGGCGCTGGGACAAACAGGATTCCTACCAGCTCGACGTGATTCCCAACAAGGGCCTCAAGCCGTCCGAGTCGAAGAGCCTGCCCTCGCTCGGTCTCGTGTTTCATCCCACCACCGAGTGGTCGGTCTACGGCAGCTATTGCGAGGGTTTCAAACCGCAGTCGCCGGGCAACGTCGACCTCAACGACAACCCGAGCTTCCCACCCGAGACCTCCAGCCAGGTCGAAGCCGGCGTGAAACTCGAATTGCCCGCGCACGGCCTCACCGCCTCGGTCGCGCTCTACGACATCAAGAAGAAGAACGTCCTCACCACCACCGGCACCACGTCGCCGTCGGGCAACTCCATCGCGAACCTCTCCGGCCTGCAGGAAAGCCGCGGCGTCGAGGTCTCCGCCGCATGGCTGCCGAAGCCCCATTGGCAAATCCAAGTCGGCTACACTTACATCGACGCGACGGTGAAAACCTCCACGACCGCCGCCCTGGTCGACGCGCTCCTCGACAACACGCCGCATCACGGCGCGAGCTTCTGGACGCGCTACAACATCCCCGACGGCCGCCTCAAGGGCCTCGGCTTCGGTCTCGGCGGCGTCTACGCCGGCCAGCGGCAAGCCGTCATCACCAACGTAGCGACCTCGCGGCTCGAGCTGCCGAGCTACGCGCGCATCGACGCCGGCCTCTACTACCGCACGAAGCACTTCGACTACGCCCTGAACATCGGCAACGTGCTCGACCGCGCCTACATCGCCGGCGCGCTCCCGGGCGACGCGACGCGCCTCAATCCCGGCGAGCCGCGCAAGATCACCTTCAGCGCGCGCTACATTTTCTGA
- a CDS encoding PepSY domain-containing protein: MTPAARKWFLNFHLWAGLVLGVLLLIVSLTGALLVFRSNLERRLDPHRWFVPPGATRLAPEELVARAVAAHPAGELESLRYFGDATAPFLVYFSNKDYVHLNPYTGEVLGVRARYGEGFGWIEGLHKYFQIAPSSVGETISGYNALAFVLIVATGVVLWWPATRRALMAGLTLNWKLTGRPWNLSLHKTVGIYAALVLAVLALTGSPISIDWLKNALYPLTGSTKATPPPAHAPGAKSFVGFNRLAAAMAAQFPAARETYLPLPKKGLVAAYSIEAGAAHPNARSYAYWDGASGTLLRAQPCATAPTGLRVYYFMMSLHTGVWGGPVMQIVLLLGALSVPLLTYTGVASWLRRRSNRAAPGVARVNPAAASSAAFPEVPRVH, encoded by the coding sequence ATGACTCCCGCCGCGCGCAAATGGTTTCTGAACTTCCACCTGTGGGCGGGCCTCGTGCTCGGCGTGCTGCTGCTGATCGTCTCGCTCACGGGCGCGCTGCTGGTTTTCCGCAGCAATCTCGAACGCCGGCTCGATCCGCATCGCTGGTTCGTCCCGCCCGGTGCCACGCGCCTCGCGCCGGAGGAACTCGTCGCGCGCGCCGTCGCCGCTCATCCCGCCGGTGAACTCGAGAGCCTGCGCTATTTCGGCGACGCCACCGCGCCGTTCCTCGTCTATTTTTCCAACAAGGACTACGTGCACCTGAACCCCTACACCGGCGAAGTGCTCGGCGTCCGCGCCCGCTATGGCGAGGGCTTCGGCTGGATCGAGGGGCTGCACAAATATTTCCAAATCGCGCCTTCCTCCGTCGGCGAAACGATCAGCGGCTACAACGCGCTCGCCTTCGTGCTCATTGTCGCCACCGGCGTCGTGCTCTGGTGGCCCGCGACGCGGCGCGCGCTCATGGCTGGCCTCACGCTCAACTGGAAACTCACCGGCCGCCCGTGGAATCTCAGCCTGCACAAGACCGTCGGCATCTACGCGGCGCTCGTGCTGGCCGTGCTCGCGCTCACCGGCTCGCCCATCTCGATCGATTGGCTGAAGAACGCGCTTTATCCGCTCACGGGGTCCACGAAAGCCACGCCGCCCCCGGCGCACGCGCCCGGCGCGAAGTCGTTCGTCGGTTTCAACCGCCTCGCCGCGGCGATGGCGGCGCAATTTCCCGCCGCGCGTGAAACCTACCTTCCGTTGCCGAAGAAAGGACTCGTCGCTGCCTACAGCATCGAGGCCGGTGCCGCGCATCCCAATGCTCGCTCCTACGCCTATTGGGACGGCGCGAGCGGGACGCTGTTGCGCGCGCAGCCTTGCGCGACGGCACCGACCGGACTGCGCGTCTACTATTTCATGATGTCGCTCCACACGGGCGTCTGGGGCGGACCGGTGATGCAGATCGTGCTGCTGCTCGGTGCGCTCTCGGTGCCGCTGCTCACTTACACCGGCGTCGCGAGCTGGCTGCGGCGCCGCTCGAACCGAGCCGCACCAGGTGTCGCTCGCGTCAATCCCGCCGCCGCGTCGAGCGCGGCTTTCCCGGAGGTTCCCCGTGTCCACTGA
- a CDS encoding 2-hydroxycarboxylate transporter family protein yields the protein MERRVGVVPLPVLVALIGIVGYFVWLGKVPAEMCMMIAVIGVGGFLCAEIGKHVPLLRHIGGAAICATFVPSALAFYGILPNTLMQPVAEFTKSSQFLYVFITAVIVGSILGMDRRVLIRGFVKIFVPLAAGSIAALIVGTAVGTALGLGARHTLLFVVVPIMAGGVGEGAIPLSAGYADLLRVDQGELFAQILPPVMFGSLTAVVFSGLLNFLGKKFPHLTGEGRLQPGEQDDLKAGEHEVPDHMDIDHIAAAGMFAVTLYLAGLMGKEAFGFPAPVTMLVLAVAAKLAFVVPPRTQAGAYVVYRFFRIAVTYPLLFAIGGVMTPWDKLIAAFHWANLVTIVATVATLMTTGWIVGRWVKLYPLEAAIVNACHSGQGGTGDVAILTAANRMQLMPFAQIATRIGGAITVTVTLLALRALG from the coding sequence ATGGAGCGGCGCGTCGGCGTCGTGCCGCTGCCGGTGCTCGTGGCGCTGATCGGCATCGTCGGGTATTTCGTGTGGCTCGGCAAAGTGCCGGCCGAAATGTGCATGATGATCGCGGTGATCGGCGTCGGCGGCTTCCTTTGCGCCGAGATCGGCAAGCATGTGCCGCTGCTCCGACACATCGGAGGCGCGGCGATCTGCGCGACGTTTGTGCCGTCGGCGCTGGCGTTCTACGGCATCCTGCCGAACACGCTCATGCAGCCGGTGGCGGAGTTCACGAAGTCCTCGCAATTCCTCTACGTGTTCATCACCGCCGTGATCGTCGGCAGCATCCTCGGCATGGACCGGCGCGTGTTGATCCGGGGATTCGTGAAAATCTTCGTGCCGCTCGCGGCGGGCTCGATCGCAGCGTTGATCGTCGGCACCGCGGTCGGCACGGCGCTCGGGCTCGGCGCGCGGCACACGCTGCTCTTCGTCGTCGTGCCGATCATGGCGGGCGGAGTGGGCGAGGGGGCGATCCCGCTCTCCGCCGGTTACGCGGACCTGCTGCGCGTCGACCAGGGCGAGCTGTTTGCGCAGATCCTTCCCCCCGTCATGTTCGGCAGCCTGACGGCCGTGGTCTTCTCCGGGCTGTTGAATTTCCTCGGGAAGAAATTTCCCCACCTCACCGGCGAGGGCCGCCTGCAGCCCGGCGAGCAGGATGACCTGAAGGCCGGCGAACACGAGGTGCCGGACCACATGGACATCGATCACATCGCCGCTGCCGGCATGTTCGCGGTCACGCTCTATCTCGCGGGATTGATGGGCAAGGAGGCCTTCGGTTTTCCGGCGCCGGTCACGATGCTGGTCCTCGCGGTGGCGGCGAAGCTCGCGTTTGTCGTTCCGCCGCGCACGCAGGCCGGCGCCTATGTCGTGTATCGCTTCTTCCGCATCGCGGTGACCTACCCGCTGCTCTTCGCCATCGGTGGCGTGATGACGCCGTGGGACAAGCTGATCGCCGCGTTCCACTGGGCGAATCTCGTGACGATCGTCGCGACGGTCGCGACGCTGATGACGACCGGTTGGATCGTCGGGCGCTGGGTGAAACTCTACCCGCTCGAAGCTGCGATCGTGAACGCCTGCCACAGTGGCCAAGGCGGCACGGGCGACGTTGCGATCCTCACCGCCGCGAACCGCATGCAACTGATGCCGTTCGCGCAAATCGCGACGCGCATCGGCGGCGCGATCACGGTCACGGTAACACTTCTCGCCCTCCGGGCGCTGGGCTGA
- a CDS encoding DASS family sodium-coupled anion symporter, whose product MKLSAATTLRRWALVLVPGLALYFAPVGPFTEPQRHLLAIFAATILALVVRPVEMGVSVFLATVLLILTGTLGAETALAAFGNTTVWLIFAAFLFARAIHTTRLGARIAYFFISWFGRTSLTLGYSVAVSDLVLAPVVPSDTARGGGIIAPIVRSLAEALDSRPGPTANRIGAYLTLVGFHCTYTASAMFLTGMAANPLIARLAKTTAGIDMTWGRWALAASVPGLCSFALIPWLLHELSPPDLRETEHARAHARAKLHDLGPMSRSERMLVGIMLLVLGAWVTAPWHGLGNTTVALTGVSLVLLCRVVTWDELLGDKMAWDALIWFAPLLMMAEQLQQQGVIRLLSAEVFAHLHGWPWAMALGALVVAYLYAHYTFASMTAHVSALYPGFLGAALAAGVPPALAVWPLAFFSNLNAGITHYGTGSAPVYFGAGYVRQGHWWQLGFIVSVANLGIWLGVGLPWWRMIGLW is encoded by the coding sequence ATGAAACTTTCCGCCGCGACGACGTTGCGCCGTTGGGCGCTCGTGCTGGTGCCGGGACTCGCGCTGTATTTCGCGCCCGTCGGGCCGTTCACGGAGCCGCAACGGCACCTGCTCGCGATTTTCGCGGCGACGATCCTCGCGCTCGTCGTGCGTCCAGTGGAGATGGGGGTCAGCGTCTTTCTCGCGACGGTGCTCCTGATCCTCACCGGCACGCTCGGGGCGGAGACGGCCCTCGCGGCATTCGGCAACACCACGGTGTGGCTCATCTTCGCGGCGTTTCTTTTTGCGCGGGCGATCCACACGACGCGGCTCGGCGCGCGTATCGCCTATTTTTTCATCAGTTGGTTCGGACGCACCTCGCTCACGCTCGGCTATTCGGTGGCGGTCTCCGATCTCGTGCTCGCGCCGGTCGTGCCATCCGACACCGCGCGCGGCGGCGGCATCATCGCGCCAATCGTCCGCAGCCTGGCCGAGGCGCTCGATTCGCGACCGGGCCCGACGGCAAATCGCATCGGCGCCTACCTGACGCTCGTCGGCTTTCATTGCACCTACACCGCTTCGGCGATGTTCCTCACTGGCATGGCGGCGAACCCGCTGATCGCGCGCCTCGCGAAGACGACCGCGGGCATCGACATGACTTGGGGGCGCTGGGCGCTGGCGGCGTCCGTGCCGGGGCTGTGCTCCTTCGCGTTGATCCCGTGGTTGCTCCATGAGCTCAGCCCGCCCGATCTGCGCGAAACGGAGCACGCGCGCGCGCATGCACGGGCGAAGCTGCACGATCTCGGACCGATGAGTCGCAGCGAACGCATGCTGGTCGGCATCATGCTGCTCGTGCTCGGCGCGTGGGTGACGGCGCCGTGGCACGGTTTGGGTAACACCACGGTGGCGCTCACCGGCGTGAGCTTGGTTTTGCTCTGTCGCGTCGTGACCTGGGACGAGTTGCTCGGCGACAAGATGGCGTGGGATGCACTGATCTGGTTCGCACCGCTGTTGATGATGGCCGAGCAACTCCAGCAACAGGGCGTCATTCGTCTGCTCTCCGCCGAGGTTTTCGCCCATCTGCACGGCTGGCCATGGGCCATGGCGCTCGGCGCGCTGGTGGTGGCCTACCTGTATGCGCACTACACGTTCGCCAGCATGACGGCGCATGTGTCGGCGCTGTATCCCGGCTTCCTCGGCGCGGCGCTTGCGGCAGGCGTGCCGCCGGCGCTGGCGGTGTGGCCGCTGGCGTTTTTCTCCAACCTGAACGCCGGCATCACGCACTACGGCACGGGCTCGGCGCCGGTGTATTTCGGCGCCGGCTACGTGCGCCAAGGCCACTGGTGGCAGCTCGGTTTCATCGTCTCGGTCGCGAACCTCGGCATCTGGCTCGGCGTCGGGCTGCCGTGGTGGCGGATGATCGGGCTGTGGTGA
- a CDS encoding HAMP domain-containing protein: MRSIGARLALWYASVSTATLVLLFIAGYYLLQQHLVRGLDALNRAEFEQIKSSLGPDYAKLTRAEVEERMRGVAEVASVLFYVEIHAKDKSLLFASPNLGPRRLQDVPGEHEFDGRLEGLGAVRIGEFFLGPMDILVATSADQVRQVMNGYAEISLILVCLMLVLSLITGLVLSRAALSPVRAIQETAHRIRSDNLSERIPVGEVQDEIANLARLLNEMFDRLEISFNQIRRFTAEASHELKTPLSLVRLQAEKLLVEGGLTPAQEEAVQVQLEEIARLNKIIEELLFLSRAEARAVRLDFRREDPRAFLQSFAQDARALAEHRGVNFALRLEGDGLVEFDPSWLRQVLFNLVQNALNVSPAGGAIRLVSDFTVESWRVALEDEGPGVAPEQRERIFDRFVRLEPDGTPTAPKGSGLGLTISRSIVGLHGGTIRAEAGESGRGLRIVFELPVLERRVGDGARAGA; encoded by the coding sequence ATGAGATCGATCGGTGCGCGGCTGGCCCTCTGGTATGCCAGCGTTTCGACCGCGACGCTGGTGCTGCTCTTCATCGCCGGATACTACCTGCTGCAACAGCATCTCGTGCGCGGCCTCGACGCGCTCAACCGCGCCGAGTTCGAGCAAATCAAATCCAGCCTCGGCCCCGACTACGCCAAACTCACCCGCGCTGAGGTCGAGGAACGCATGCGCGGCGTCGCCGAGGTGGCGTCGGTGCTGTTCTACGTCGAGATTCACGCGAAGGACAAAAGCCTGCTCTTCGCCTCGCCCAACCTCGGTCCGCGACGACTGCAGGATGTGCCGGGCGAACACGAGTTCGACGGGCGGCTTGAAGGCCTGGGCGCCGTGCGCATCGGCGAATTTTTCCTCGGGCCGATGGACATCCTGGTCGCGACTTCGGCCGATCAGGTGCGCCAGGTCATGAACGGCTACGCCGAGATCAGCCTCATTCTCGTCTGCCTGATGCTCGTGCTCAGTCTCATCACCGGTCTCGTGCTCAGCCGCGCGGCGCTCAGTCCGGTGCGCGCGATCCAGGAGACCGCCCATCGCATCCGTTCCGACAATCTCAGCGAGCGGATTCCCGTGGGCGAGGTGCAGGACGAAATCGCCAATCTCGCCCGGTTGCTCAACGAAATGTTCGACCGCCTGGAAATCTCGTTCAACCAGATCCGCCGCTTCACCGCCGAGGCCTCGCACGAACTGAAGACGCCCCTCTCGCTGGTCCGGCTGCAGGCGGAGAAGCTGCTGGTCGAGGGCGGCCTCACGCCCGCGCAGGAGGAAGCGGTGCAGGTGCAACTCGAGGAAATCGCGCGACTGAACAAGATCATCGAGGAACTGCTCTTCCTCTCGCGCGCCGAGGCGCGGGCGGTGCGTCTCGATTTCCGCCGCGAGGATCCGCGGGCGTTTCTGCAGTCCTTCGCCCAGGATGCGCGCGCGCTGGCGGAACACCGCGGCGTGAACTTTGCGCTGCGGCTCGAAGGCGACGGCTTGGTGGAATTCGATCCCAGCTGGCTGCGGCAGGTGCTGTTCAACCTCGTGCAAAACGCGCTCAACGTTTCACCCGCGGGCGGCGCGATCCGGTTGGTGTCGGACTTCACCGTCGAGTCGTGGCGCGTCGCACTCGAGGACGAGGGCCCGGGCGTGGCGCCGGAACAACGCGAACGGATCTTCGACCGGTTTGTGCGGCTCGAACCGGACGGGACTCCCACCGCGCCGAAAGGCAGCGGGCTCGGCCTGACGATTTCCCGCAGCATCGTCGGCCTGCACGGCGGCACGATCCGCGCCGAAGCCGGCGAATCCGGCCGCGGTCTGCGCATCGTCTTCGAACTCCCCGTGCTCGAGCGCCGCGTGGGCGACGGCGCACGGGCGGGAGCCTGA
- a CDS encoding response regulator transcription factor: MKILIVEDERRLGQFIRKSLVERSYTATWVASCAAARDALCETGYDVIILDLGLPDGDGLELLREWRRSGFNEPVLILSARDAVEDRIKGLDVGADDYLAKPFSLEELLARVRSLLRRHSAVKDTVLEHRNIRMDLLARTVAQDGRPVDLTTREFALLEVFLQNAGRLLPRTLIAEKIWEAHYDIDGNLLDVYMSKLRAKFDTDPARPLFKTVRGVGYQLLP, from the coding sequence GTGAAAATCCTGATCGTCGAAGACGAGCGTCGGCTCGGCCAATTCATCCGGAAGAGTCTCGTGGAACGAAGCTATACCGCGACGTGGGTGGCGAGTTGCGCCGCCGCGCGCGATGCGCTGTGCGAGACCGGTTACGACGTCATCATCCTCGACCTCGGCCTGCCGGATGGCGACGGCCTGGAGTTGCTGCGCGAGTGGCGGCGCAGCGGCTTCAATGAGCCCGTGCTCATCCTCAGCGCGCGCGACGCCGTCGAGGATCGCATCAAGGGTCTCGACGTCGGGGCGGACGATTATCTCGCGAAGCCCTTCTCGCTCGAGGAACTCCTCGCGCGCGTGCGCTCGCTGCTGCGTCGGCACAGCGCCGTGAAGGACACTGTGCTCGAACACCGGAACATCCGCATGGACCTCCTCGCGCGCACCGTCGCGCAGGACGGCCGGCCGGTCGACCTGACCACGCGCGAGTTCGCGCTCCTCGAGGTGTTCCTGCAAAACGCCGGCCGCCTCCTGCCGCGCACGCTCATCGCGGAGAAAATCTGGGAGGCGCACTACGACATCGATGGCAACCTGCTCGACGTCTACATGAGCAAGCTGCGCGCGAAGTTCGACACGGACCCCGCGCGGCCGCTGTTCAAAACCGTGCGCGGCGTGGGCTATCAGCTGTTGCCATGA